From Thermodesulfobacteriota bacterium, one genomic window encodes:
- a CDS encoding GGDEF domain-containing protein: protein MTNRPGTVKIPTIIIHDGNEQAVRIRRLIIAFSGYVLAFFCVAFPAHLLGFTRDLNWAAIFLFQVLPFVAFYICLFILMHTGINRRFRDPGLIFIQQFVGIIITTVVCYYAIDSIRGACLILYIHIFYFGAFHHRPRGFVFLLLETVVLYTVLIVLLHRYHPAAIVIKTEVMRLIILMTALVWTAVMGNYLELLRSKIRQLAIRDELTGTLNRRELFKMLSREKSLADRSGIPFSVCMLDLDDFKGVNDTYGHQVGDQVLREFAQTVKENIRAEDYLGRYGGEEFLVVFANFAYREDSGDNRCVDRLREVTETLSFPEIAPDFRLTVSIGVSAYQAGDTIDALVARADAALYDAKRNGKNRVVFRA, encoded by the coding sequence ATGACAAACAGACCCGGAACGGTAAAAATTCCCACTATAATCATTCATGATGGAAATGAACAGGCCGTCCGCATCCGAAGGCTGATCATCGCTTTCAGCGGTTATGTGCTGGCGTTTTTTTGTGTCGCTTTTCCGGCCCACCTGCTGGGCTTTACCCGCGACCTCAACTGGGCCGCGATTTTCCTGTTTCAGGTACTGCCTTTTGTCGCTTTCTATATCTGCCTGTTTATCCTTATGCACACCGGCATTAACCGCCGGTTCAGGGATCCCGGGCTGATTTTTATCCAGCAGTTCGTCGGCATCATCATCACCACCGTCGTCTGTTATTATGCCATCGACTCCATCCGGGGAGCCTGCCTGATCCTTTATATCCATATTTTTTACTTCGGCGCCTTTCACCATCGGCCCCGGGGCTTTGTTTTTCTCCTGCTGGAAACCGTTGTGTTGTATACGGTTCTGATCGTTCTGCTGCACCGTTATCATCCCGCCGCCATCGTCATAAAAACGGAGGTCATGCGGCTGATCATTCTGATGACAGCCCTGGTCTGGACGGCCGTCATGGGCAATTACCTGGAACTGTTGAGAAGCAAGATCCGGCAACTGGCCATCCGGGACGAGTTGACGGGAACGCTTAACCGGCGGGAGCTGTTTAAAATGCTCTCCCGTGAAAAATCCCTGGCCGACCGGTCGGGGATTCCGTTTAGCGTCTGTATGCTGGATCTGGATGATTTCAAGGGAGTAAACGACACCTATGGCCACCAGGTCGGGGATCAGGTGCTAAGGGAATTCGCGCAGACCGTCAAGGAGAACATTCGGGCCGAGGATTATCTGGGCCGTTACGGCGGAGAAGAGTTCCTGGTGGTGTTTGCCAACTTCGCTTACCGGGAGGACAGCGGCGACAATCGGTGCGTTGACCGCCTGCGGGAAGTAACGGAAACGCTGTCTTTCCCTGAAATCGCTCCGGATTTCCGGCTGACGGTCTCCATCGGGGTCAGTGCTTATCAGGCCGGGGATACCATTGACGCCCTGGTAGCCCGGGCGGACGCGGCCCTTTACGACGCCAAACGGAACGGAAAAAACCGGGTCGTGTTCCGGGCCTGA
- a CDS encoding MBL fold metallo-hydrolase, which produces MSKQREAPAEAMKITIIYDNITRDRRLGADWGFACLVEASGRKILFDTGANGNILINNMKYLNIRPAEITDIFISHDHWDHIGGLPAVIGLTRCSCFIPETFLPQQDLPTVQVGRSPQQLHDGIWSTGTLAGIEQSLVLKQGEQVAVVAGCSHPGVEAILKAAGSAGKVSALIGGLHGFDNFEVLDGLSLVCPTHCTQHINEIRRRYSTIYVDGGAGSILNIG; this is translated from the coding sequence ATGTCAAAACAAAGGGAGGCGCCGGCGGAGGCCATGAAAATCACCATCATTTACGACAATATCACCCGGGACCGGCGCCTGGGGGCGGACTGGGGCTTTGCCTGTCTGGTGGAAGCATCCGGCAGAAAGATCCTGTTCGACACCGGCGCCAACGGCAACATTCTCATCAACAACATGAAATATTTGAACATCCGTCCGGCGGAGATTACCGATATCTTCATCTCCCACGACCACTGGGACCACATCGGCGGACTGCCGGCCGTTATTGGCCTGACCCGTTGTTCCTGTTTCATTCCTGAAACGTTTTTACCGCAGCAGGACCTCCCGACGGTCCAGGTCGGCCGATCCCCGCAGCAACTCCATGACGGCATCTGGTCAACCGGCACCCTGGCCGGGATCGAGCAATCCCTGGTTCTCAAGCAGGGGGAGCAGGTTGCTGTCGTAGCGGGATGTTCCCATCCCGGCGTGGAGGCGATTCTGAAGGCGGCCGGCTCTGCCGGGAAGGTTTCAGCCCTGATCGGCGGTCTGCACGGGTTTGATAATTTCGAGGTTCTGGACGGACTGTCGCTGGTCTGCCCCACCCACTGCACCCAGCACATCAATGAAATACGCCGACGCTACTCCACGATCTACGTTGATGGCGGCGCAGGCAGCATACTGAATATCGGATAA
- a CDS encoding spore photoproduct lyase family protein: MGQSTKPMRITTLYIDPAAADYPETAVVKDRVGADKVAVASPREVFAAVAAAGDVVAAGKQTLFLTVNKAPFIRKCPGTKHYRCCGYRILNIGRFCTMDCSYCILQAYFHPPLLQYYVNQADMTAELKDLFDRPGRITRLGTGEFTDSAIWNECTDLNRRLVSLFAGQDAAVLEIKTKTVNIEPLRGADHNRKTIAAWSLNTEAVISGQERGSASLEDRLRAAAACQAMGYPLAFHFDPLVIYDGCREDYAQVIRRLFSAVSADNIVWISLGSFRFMPALKPMIQERFPESRIVYGEFITGIDRKVRYFKPLRVDLYRSVISEIRRFSTDVTVYFCMEDDDVWRQCLGFTPRQKGGLAAMLDRSAVEHCGLDRDRV, encoded by the coding sequence ATGGGACAGTCGACAAAACCGATGAGGATAACTACCCTGTACATAGATCCGGCGGCCGCGGATTATCCGGAGACGGCAGTCGTGAAAGACCGGGTCGGCGCGGACAAGGTGGCGGTGGCCTCTCCCCGGGAGGTGTTTGCGGCCGTTGCCGCGGCCGGCGATGTGGTGGCCGCGGGCAAGCAAACTTTGTTCCTGACGGTCAACAAGGCGCCGTTTATCCGCAAATGCCCCGGAACAAAGCATTACCGCTGCTGTGGTTACCGGATCCTGAATATCGGCCGCTTCTGCACCATGGACTGTTCCTACTGCATCCTGCAGGCCTATTTCCATCCCCCCCTGCTTCAATATTATGTCAATCAGGCGGACATGACGGCGGAACTCAAAGACCTGTTTGACCGGCCCGGCCGGATCACCCGCCTGGGGACCGGAGAGTTTACCGACAGCGCCATCTGGAACGAGTGTACCGATCTGAACCGGCGCCTGGTATCGCTGTTCGCCGGCCAGGACGCGGCCGTGCTGGAGATTAAAACCAAGACCGTCAATATCGAGCCGCTCCGGGGCGCGGACCACAACCGCAAAACCATCGCCGCCTGGTCGCTTAACACGGAAGCGGTCATCTCCGGCCAGGAGCGCGGTTCGGCTTCCCTGGAGGATCGCTTGCGGGCCGCGGCCGCCTGCCAGGCCATGGGCTATCCCCTGGCTTTTCATTTTGATCCCCTGGTTATCTACGACGGCTGCCGGGAGGACTACGCCCAAGTCATCCGGCGGCTGTTCTCGGCCGTTTCCGCCGACAACATCGTCTGGATCAGCCTGGGGTCCTTCCGCTTCATGCCGGCCTTAAAGCCCATGATCCAGGAGCGTTTCCCGGAGTCCCGGATCGTTTACGGCGAATTTATTACCGGGATCGACCGCAAGGTGCGGTATTTCAAACCCCTCCGCGTGGATCTGTACCGGTCCGTCATATCCGAGATCAGACGATTCTCCACGGATGTAACCGTCTACTTCTGCATGGAGGACGACGATGTCTGGCGGCAGTGCCTGGGGTTTACCCCGAGGCAGAAGGGCGGCCTCGCCGCCATGCTGGACAGAAGCGCGGTCGAGCATTGCGGGCTTGATCGGGACAGGGTATAA